The proteins below come from a single Natrinema sp. SYSU A 869 genomic window:
- a CDS encoding TrkH family potassium uptake protein yields the protein MRLRTDWRASFALVGTVLKYLSVPLVIPLVVALIYSDPVFPFIATIALTIAVGYGLEQLSPDPDLQIREAMLFVAISWLAVAVIGAVPYVLAGWGTESTLAHPVNALFESMSGFTTTGATVLGEISLDSHSHAIMMWRQLTQWLGGMGIIVLMVAILPELAVSGAQLVESEAPGPQLQKLTPRIAETARILWLVYFAFTIVYIGLLYGFHLAGMAPNMGLYNAIAHGFTTLPTGGFSPEADSVAAFSAVVQWTAIPFMIIAGTNFALFWHVFSGEGHRFVRNSEFRAYISAIAGLTVLLAGMLYVGTAPALAELGGVTEGVFENSLRQSAFQIASLLTSTGYATSDFAAWSATGKVVLLFAMLVGGCAGSTGGGVKVVRWLIVLKVLRRELFTAAHPEVIRPIRLGGNVVDEDAIRGVLGFTFMYLFIFALATLVIMLDASRIGYSLEPLEAFSASLATIGNIGPGFGSLGPFGSYINLSYSSKLLMVFLMWIGRLEIIPVLVMFTGGFWTR from the coding sequence ATGAGGCTTCGAACCGACTGGCGCGCTAGTTTTGCGCTCGTCGGAACCGTGCTCAAGTACCTCTCCGTCCCGCTAGTGATTCCCCTCGTTGTGGCCCTCATCTATAGCGACCCCGTGTTCCCGTTTATCGCAACTATCGCTCTCACGATCGCCGTCGGCTACGGCCTCGAGCAGCTCAGTCCGGACCCGGACCTGCAGATCCGCGAGGCAATGCTCTTCGTGGCGATCTCGTGGCTGGCAGTGGCGGTCATCGGCGCAGTGCCGTACGTGCTCGCGGGCTGGGGAACCGAATCGACGCTCGCTCATCCCGTCAACGCCCTGTTCGAGTCGATGTCCGGCTTTACGACGACTGGAGCGACGGTCCTTGGGGAGATCTCACTGGACAGTCACTCGCACGCGATCATGATGTGGCGACAGCTCACCCAGTGGCTCGGCGGGATGGGGATCATCGTGTTGATGGTCGCGATCTTGCCCGAGTTAGCGGTCAGCGGCGCACAGCTCGTCGAGTCGGAAGCGCCGGGGCCGCAGTTACAGAAACTCACGCCGCGAATCGCCGAGACGGCGCGTATCCTCTGGCTCGTCTACTTCGCGTTCACCATCGTTTACATCGGCCTTCTTTACGGGTTCCACCTCGCAGGGATGGCTCCTAATATGGGCCTTTACAACGCAATCGCCCACGGGTTTACGACGCTCCCGACGGGCGGGTTCTCGCCGGAGGCCGACAGCGTCGCGGCGTTTTCTGCGGTCGTGCAGTGGACTGCTATTCCATTCATGATCATCGCCGGGACCAATTTCGCCCTGTTCTGGCACGTCTTCAGCGGCGAGGGTCATCGCTTCGTCCGCAACTCCGAGTTTCGCGCCTACATTAGCGCGATTGCCGGGCTTACGGTCCTTCTTGCCGGGATGCTCTACGTCGGTACCGCGCCGGCGCTGGCGGAGCTCGGCGGCGTGACGGAGGGCGTGTTCGAGAACTCACTGCGACAAAGCGCCTTCCAGATTGCGTCACTGTTGACCTCGACCGGATATGCGACCAGTGACTTCGCAGCGTGGTCTGCGACCGGCAAGGTCGTGCTCCTGTTCGCAATGCTCGTCGGCGGCTGTGCAGGCTCGACCGGTGGCGGTGTCAAGGTCGTTCGATGGCTGATCGTGCTCAAAGTACTCCGGCGTGAACTGTTCACGGCCGCTCACCCTGAAGTCATCCGGCCGATTCGGCTCGGCGGGAACGTGGTCGACGAAGACGCCATTCGCGGCGTCCTCGGGTTTACCTTCATGTATCTCTTCATCTTCGCTCTCGCGACGCTGGTCATCATGCTCGACGCCAGCCGAATCGGTTACTCTCTCGAGCCCCTCGAGGCGTTCAGCGCGAGCCTCGCGACGATCGGAAATATCGGTCCCGGGTTCGGTTCGCTCGGCCCGTTCGGGAGTTATATCAATTTATCGTACAGTTCGAAGCTCCTGATGGTCTTCCTGATGTGGATCGGCCGCCTCGAGATCATCCCTGTCCTCGTCATGTTCACCGGCGGGTTCTGGACGCGCTAA
- the eno gene encoding phosphopyruvate hydratase codes for MTLITDIRLRRILDSRGNPTVEADVVTESGGFGRAAAPSGASTGEYEAVERPPSEAIAAAREHAVPRLVGEVYAGNQRDVDAALHAADGTDDFSEIGANSAVAISMAAAKAGADVLGAPLFQHLGGTFRGDNFPIPLGNVVGGGEHAADATDIQEFLAAPVGAPSVADAVFANAAVHAAVADLLEERDVPCGKGDEGAWAPSIDDSEAFEIVAEAVSMVQDEVGFNIGFGLDVAGAELYDSESETYEYSDRSRDTDEQIAYIAELVEEYDLVYVEDPLDEDDYDAFADLTDEVGDQTLICGDDLFVTNTDRLVEGIDRGAANSILIKPNQIGTLTDAFDAIELATENGYDSVVSHRSGETEDATIAHLAVATDAPFIKTGAVGGERTAKLNELIRIADDAT; via the coding sequence ATGACGCTCATTACCGACATCCGGCTTCGTCGGATCCTCGACTCGCGAGGAAACCCGACGGTCGAGGCCGATGTTGTAACCGAAAGTGGCGGCTTCGGCCGCGCTGCGGCACCCAGCGGTGCCAGTACAGGCGAGTACGAGGCCGTCGAGCGGCCGCCGAGCGAGGCGATCGCCGCGGCCAGGGAACACGCCGTTCCCCGCCTCGTCGGCGAGGTCTACGCGGGTAACCAGCGCGACGTCGACGCTGCGCTCCACGCCGCCGACGGTACCGACGACTTCTCGGAGATCGGTGCCAATAGCGCGGTCGCGATCTCGATGGCCGCCGCGAAGGCCGGTGCCGACGTGCTCGGTGCCCCGCTCTTCCAGCACCTCGGCGGCACGTTCCGTGGCGACAACTTCCCGATTCCGCTCGGCAACGTCGTTGGTGGCGGTGAACACGCCGCCGACGCGACCGACATTCAGGAGTTCCTGGCTGCACCCGTCGGTGCACCCAGTGTCGCGGACGCCGTCTTCGCCAACGCGGCCGTCCACGCCGCCGTCGCCGACCTGCTCGAGGAACGCGACGTTCCTTGTGGCAAGGGCGACGAGGGTGCGTGGGCACCGTCGATCGACGACAGCGAGGCCTTCGAAATCGTCGCCGAGGCGGTCTCGATGGTGCAGGACGAGGTCGGCTTTAACATTGGCTTCGGACTGGACGTCGCCGGCGCTGAGTTGTACGATTCCGAGTCAGAAACGTACGAGTACAGTGACCGGAGCCGTGACACCGACGAACAGATCGCCTACATCGCGGAACTGGTCGAGGAGTACGACCTCGTCTACGTTGAGGACCCGCTCGACGAGGACGACTACGACGCTTTCGCCGATCTCACGGACGAGGTCGGCGATCAGACGCTGATCTGCGGTGACGACTTGTTCGTCACCAATACCGACCGTCTCGTCGAGGGAATCGATCGCGGCGCGGCCAACAGTATCCTGATCAAGCCGAATCAGATCGGGACGCTGACGGACGCGTTCGACGCGATCGAGCTCGCGACGGAGAACGGCTACGACTCGGTCGTTTCCCATCGGTCGGGCGAGACCGAAGACGCGACGATCGCACACCTCGCCGTCGCGACCGACGCACCCTTCATCAAGACGGGTGCCGTCGGCGGCGAGCGAACCGCAAAGCTCAACGAGCTCATTCGAATCGCAGACGACGCGACATGA
- a CDS encoding isopentenyl phosphate kinase: MIVLKLGGSVITEKDRAETLDGEALERTTDAIAAAQKDSREDLVIVHGGGSFGHHNASEHGVSTTDGTHDASAALAIHGAMKTLNQFVLSRLLERKVQAVPVHPFSAGHRDGEGELDLPTGQVETMLEEGFVPVLHGDVIAHAGAGATVISGDELVAALAGALEADRVGLCSTVPGVLDEADTVIDRLDDFDAVADVLGASEATDVTGGMAGKVRTLLGLEAEASIFGLESLESFLDGENPGTTID, from the coding sequence ATGATCGTCCTGAAACTCGGCGGCAGTGTCATCACCGAGAAGGACCGAGCGGAGACCCTCGACGGCGAGGCGCTCGAGCGGACGACAGATGCGATCGCGGCGGCACAGAAGGACAGTCGAGAGGATCTCGTAATCGTCCACGGCGGCGGGAGCTTCGGCCACCACAACGCCAGCGAACACGGCGTCAGTACGACCGACGGAACGCACGACGCGAGCGCGGCGCTCGCCATCCACGGCGCGATGAAGACCTTGAACCAGTTCGTCCTGAGTCGACTGCTCGAGCGCAAGGTACAGGCGGTGCCGGTTCATCCCTTCTCAGCGGGCCACCGCGACGGCGAGGGGGAACTCGACCTGCCGACCGGACAGGTCGAAACGATGCTCGAGGAAGGGTTCGTCCCCGTGCTCCACGGCGACGTGATCGCCCACGCCGGCGCAGGTGCGACCGTCATCAGCGGCGACGAACTCGTGGCAGCCCTCGCCGGTGCGCTCGAGGCAGACCGGGTCGGACTCTGTTCGACGGTCCCCGGCGTGCTGGACGAGGCGGATACCGTGATCGATCGGCTCGACGATTTCGATGCCGTCGCCGACGTGCTCGGAGCGAGCGAGGCGACCGACGTGACCGGCGGGATGGCCGGCAAAGTACGGACGCTACTCGGACTCGAGGCCGAGGCGTCGATCTTCGGGCTCGAGTCACTCGAGTCGTTCCTCGACGGCGAGAATCCGGGGACGACGATCGACTGA
- the rpsB gene encoding 30S ribosomal protein S2, with protein MTENDATQEGLDAAEEAIDEEPAEGAGPAADADDVEPVDEQPADAEESPAADAEQADDVDEEDAGPTLDDDVMSDEEADLLIPVEDYLGAGVHIGTQQKTKDMDRFIHRVRTDGLYVLDVSKTDGRIRTAADFLANYDPEQILVTSSRQYGRFPAEKFAEAVGARARTGRFIPGTLTNPKYDGYIEPDVLVVTDPIGDAQAVKEAITVGIPVIAMCDSNNQVSNVDLVVPTNNKGRKALSVVYWLLANEVLDRRGAEPSYSLEDFESGV; from the coding sequence ATGACAGAGAACGACGCAACCCAGGAAGGGCTCGACGCCGCCGAGGAGGCGATCGACGAGGAGCCAGCCGAAGGGGCTGGCCCCGCCGCCGACGCCGACGACGTCGAGCCAGTAGACGAACAGCCCGCCGACGCCGAGGAATCGCCCGCGGCCGACGCCGAACAAGCCGACGACGTCGACGAGGAGGACGCCGGTCCGACCCTCGACGACGACGTTATGTCCGACGAGGAGGCGGACCTACTGATCCCCGTCGAGGATTACCTCGGCGCTGGTGTCCACATCGGGACCCAGCAAAAGACCAAGGACATGGACCGGTTTATCCACCGCGTCCGGACCGACGGGCTCTATGTGCTCGACGTCTCGAAGACCGACGGCCGCATCCGTACGGCCGCGGACTTCCTCGCGAACTACGACCCCGAGCAGATTCTGGTCACCTCGAGTCGCCAGTACGGTCGGTTCCCGGCGGAGAAGTTCGCCGAGGCCGTCGGCGCTCGCGCCCGCACCGGTCGCTTCATCCCGGGCACCCTGACGAACCCGAAGTACGACGGCTACATCGAGCCGGACGTGCTCGTCGTCACGGACCCGATCGGCGACGCCCAGGCCGTCAAGGAGGCCATCACGGTGGGTATCCCGGTCATCGCGATGTGTGACTCGAACAACCAGGTCAGTAACGTCGACCTCGTCGTCCCGACGAACAATAAGGGTCGCAAGGCCCTCTCGGTCGTCTACTGGCTGCTGGCCAACGAGGTCCTCGATCGGCGCGGTGCCGAGCCGTCCTACTCGCTCGAGGACTTCGAGAGCGGCGTCTAA
- a CDS encoding polyprenyl synthetase family protein yields the protein MTSPEAREEAVLEAVRQRREQVNDAIPEELPVKRPERLYEASRYLLDAGGKRLRPAVLLTTAEALTDVEPLSAEYRSFDALDGSGPVDVMAAAVSVEVIQSFTLIHDDIMDDDDLRRGVPAVHKEYDLETAILAGDTLYSKAFEIMLDTGAKPDRIVDALDVLATTCTKICEGQSLDVTFEERIDVSPDEYLEMVEQKTAVLYAASACLPAILLGADDETIDALYGYGLDVGRAFQIQDDVLDLTVPSEQLGKQRGSDLVENKQTLITVHARDQGVDVETLVDTDDVDAVTEAEIDDAVAELENAGSISYANETARDLVEQGKNRLEVVPDNEARELLCELADYLIQRGY from the coding sequence ATGACGAGCCCCGAGGCACGCGAAGAGGCGGTGCTCGAGGCGGTCCGGCAGCGCCGCGAGCAGGTCAACGACGCGATCCCAGAGGAGTTGCCAGTCAAGCGGCCAGAACGACTCTACGAGGCTTCCCGGTATCTGCTTGATGCGGGCGGCAAGCGGCTACGGCCGGCCGTCCTGCTGACGACGGCGGAGGCGCTGACTGATGTCGAGCCGCTGTCGGCAGAGTACCGCTCGTTCGACGCACTCGACGGGAGCGGGCCGGTAGACGTGATGGCCGCCGCAGTCAGCGTCGAGGTCATCCAGTCGTTCACGCTGATCCACGACGACATCATGGACGACGACGACCTTCGACGGGGCGTCCCCGCCGTCCACAAGGAGTACGATCTCGAGACGGCGATCCTGGCCGGCGACACGCTCTACTCGAAGGCATTCGAGATCATGCTCGATACGGGAGCCAAACCGGACCGCATCGTCGACGCACTGGACGTCCTCGCGACGACCTGTACGAAGATCTGCGAGGGGCAGTCGCTCGACGTTACCTTCGAGGAACGTATTGACGTCTCGCCCGACGAATATCTGGAGATGGTCGAACAGAAGACGGCGGTGCTGTACGCCGCCTCGGCGTGTCTCCCCGCGATCTTGCTGGGAGCCGACGACGAGACGATCGACGCGCTCTACGGCTACGGGCTCGATGTCGGCCGCGCGTTCCAGATCCAGGACGACGTTCTTGACCTGACTGTGCCCAGCGAACAACTCGGCAAACAGCGAGGGAGCGACCTCGTCGAGAACAAGCAGACGCTGATCACCGTCCACGCCCGCGACCAGGGCGTCGACGTCGAGACCCTGGTCGACACCGACGACGTCGACGCGGTCACTGAGGCCGAGATCGACGACGCGGTCGCCGAACTCGAGAACGCGGGCTCGATCTCCTATGCCAACGAGACGGCCCGCGATCTGGTCGAGCAGGGGAAGAACCGCCTCGAGGTCGTGCCGGATAACGAGGCCCGCGAGTTGCTCTGTGAACTCGCGGATTATCTGATCCAGCGCGGCTACTGA
- a CDS encoding thiamine-phosphate synthase family protein produces MSLVVPSELVVDRFLPTVRAMLATRLAEHGLTQQEIAAELGVTQAAVSKYIGGESGGDDRFRDDPETVATVDRIADGLAGDEMDGYDALAELLSLVRSLEDRGPICELHEEVMPELQGLGCDLCVRGLDPDVRAERDVLANVRTAARTLASIPSMAGNIPNVGTNVGMCLPDPRDETDVAAVPGRIYAMNGRIEIPANPEFGASKHVSTAVLAANSVDSEIRGAINIATDDDLLEAARTMGIDPLEFDADYEDRGAHLRSRFADQGRVPAVAYHRGAFGIEPATYVFGATAADAANRIETLLTESSSL; encoded by the coding sequence ATGTCGCTCGTCGTCCCGAGTGAACTCGTCGTCGATCGATTCCTGCCGACGGTCCGGGCAATGCTGGCCACTCGCCTCGCCGAGCACGGACTGACCCAACAGGAGATCGCCGCCGAACTCGGCGTCACCCAGGCCGCGGTCAGCAAGTATATCGGCGGCGAAAGCGGCGGTGACGATCGCTTCCGGGACGATCCCGAAACCGTTGCCACCGTCGACCGCATCGCGGACGGACTCGCTGGCGACGAGATGGACGGCTACGACGCCCTCGCCGAACTCCTCTCGCTCGTCCGCAGTCTCGAGGATCGGGGCCCCATCTGTGAACTCCACGAAGAGGTGATGCCCGAACTGCAGGGGCTTGGCTGTGATCTGTGCGTCCGCGGTCTCGATCCCGACGTGCGCGCCGAACGGGACGTCCTCGCGAACGTTCGGACGGCCGCGCGGACGCTCGCCTCGATTCCCAGCATGGCCGGCAATATCCCGAACGTTGGCACGAACGTCGGGATGTGCCTGCCCGATCCCCGCGACGAGACCGACGTCGCTGCGGTTCCGGGCCGGATCTACGCGATGAACGGCCGGATCGAGATTCCCGCCAACCCCGAGTTCGGCGCGTCCAAACACGTCTCGACGGCGGTCCTCGCCGCCAACAGCGTCGACTCCGAAATCCGCGGCGCGATCAACATCGCAACCGACGACGACCTACTCGAAGCTGCACGAACGATGGGCATCGACCCGCTCGAGTTCGACGCCGACTACGAGGACCGCGGCGCACACCTCCGAAGCCGGTTTGCGGACCAGGGGCGGGTACCAGCCGTCGCCTACCACCGCGGCGCGTTCGGTATCGAACCTGCGACGTACGTCTTCGGCGCGACGGCCGCCGACGCCGCTAACCGGATCGAAACGTTGCTCACAGAATCATCGTCACTGTGA
- a CDS encoding FAD-dependent monooxygenase, with amino-acid sequence MPRLGGRAVVLGASMAGLAAARVLSDGFDDVVVIERDSLPDGPVTRDGAPQTRHPHVLLEAGRATLEDFFPGFSEDVIRNGGLMVDAATKMAYYDQGGFLADGPNRLPMLCASRALFEHVTRTHVRSLDDVALYDGCQFTAYRFEAGDGVTGVTYRDESGASATLTADLVVDATGRTSRTPTWLDEHGFTPPDVDEVAVDVTYSTVRIDRPPDDRTVLFVPPSPPRTRGAAAIPIEDNQWEFIVQGIHGDDTPTDRAGLVEFASSLPVPDVERLVTEREWHSDAIHHYPFPSSVRRHYEAIERFPDGLVVTGDAIASFNPIYGQGMSVGALEALLLHHILVATGGNDLAARFFERATDLIDQVWKIAVGADFAFPQTTGPKPFGTDLFNRYVNRLIRKAHTDGTLTDTYYRVFRLEQPMTSLVRPEIVRRVIQP; translated from the coding sequence CGGGCGGTCGTGCTCGGAGCGAGTATGGCTGGCCTCGCCGCTGCCAGGGTACTTTCCGATGGGTTCGACGATGTCGTCGTCATCGAGCGGGATTCGTTGCCCGACGGGCCGGTGACGCGGGACGGCGCTCCACAGACCCGACACCCACACGTACTGTTGGAGGCTGGACGGGCGACGTTAGAGGATTTCTTCCCCGGGTTCAGCGAAGACGTCATCAGGAACGGCGGACTCATGGTCGACGCCGCGACGAAGATGGCGTACTACGATCAGGGGGGTTTCCTCGCGGACGGGCCCAATCGGTTACCGATGCTGTGTGCCAGCAGGGCACTGTTCGAACACGTCACCCGGACACATGTCCGATCTCTGGACGACGTCGCTCTCTACGATGGGTGTCAGTTCACGGCGTATCGGTTCGAAGCCGGCGACGGCGTGACCGGTGTGACCTACCGCGACGAGAGCGGGGCGAGCGCGACCCTGACGGCCGACCTCGTAGTCGATGCGACCGGCCGGACCAGTCGGACGCCGACCTGGTTGGACGAACACGGATTCACCCCGCCCGACGTAGACGAGGTGGCTGTCGACGTGACCTACAGTACAGTCCGAATCGACCGTCCACCGGACGACCGGACCGTGCTATTCGTTCCGCCCTCCCCGCCGCGAACGCGCGGTGCCGCGGCGATTCCGATAGAAGACAACCAGTGGGAGTTCATCGTTCAGGGGATCCACGGCGACGACACGCCGACCGATCGGGCAGGGCTCGTCGAGTTCGCCTCGAGCCTTCCCGTCCCGGATGTGGAACGGCTCGTGACCGAACGCGAGTGGCACTCGGACGCGATCCACCACTACCCGTTCCCGTCGAGCGTCCGCCGTCACTACGAGGCCATAGAGCGGTTTCCCGACGGACTCGTCGTCACCGGCGACGCGATTGCCAGCTTCAACCCTATTTACGGCCAGGGAATGTCCGTGGGTGCCCTCGAGGCCCTCTTGTTACACCATATCCTCGTGGCCACCGGCGGAAACGATCTCGCAGCGCGGTTTTTCGAGCGGGCGACGGATCTGATCGATCAGGTCTGGAAAATAGCCGTCGGGGCCGATTTCGCGTTTCCGCAAACGACCGGTCCGAAACCGTTCGGGACGGATCTCTTCAATCGGTACGTGAACCGACTGATTCGGAAGGCCCACACCGACGGGACGCTGACGGACACGTACTATCGCGTCTTCAGACTCGAGCAGCCGATGACCTCGTTGGTGCGGCCCGAGATCGTCCGACGAGTCATCCAGCCCTGA
- a CDS encoding ribonuclease J, which produces MEIEIATIGGYEEVGRQMTAVRAGDDVVIFDMGLNLSQVLIHDNVETERMHSLDLIDMGAIPDDRVMSDLEGDVKAIVPTHGHLDHIGAISKLAHRYDAPIVATPFTIELVKQQIEGEQKFGVENDLVKMEAGETMSLGDSGKVDLEFVNVTHSIIDAINPVLHTPEGAVVYGLDKRMDHTPVIGDPIDMERFREIGREGEGVLCYIEDCTNANKKGRTPSEKVAREHLRDVLYSIEDYDGGIVATTFSSHIARVKSLVEFADDIGRQPVLLGRSMEKYSGTAERLDFVDFPSDLGMFGHRKSVDRTFKRIMNEGKENYLPIVTGHQGEPRAMLTRMARGETPYELEDGDKVVFSARVIPEPTNEGQRYQAEKLLGMQGARVYDDIHVSGHLNQEGHYKMLDALQPQNIIPAHQDMSGYSSYVNLCESEGYKMGRDLHVTRNGNLIQLVD; this is translated from the coding sequence ATGGAAATCGAAATCGCAACCATTGGCGGCTACGAAGAAGTCGGACGGCAGATGACTGCCGTCCGCGCCGGTGACGATGTCGTCATCTTCGACATGGGTCTGAACCTCTCGCAGGTCCTGATCCACGACAACGTCGAAACCGAGCGAATGCACAGTCTCGACCTGATCGACATGGGTGCAATCCCGGACGATCGTGTCATGAGCGACCTCGAGGGCGACGTGAAGGCCATCGTGCCGACCCATGGCCACCTCGACCACATCGGTGCCATCTCGAAGCTGGCTCACCGATACGATGCGCCGATCGTCGCGACGCCGTTTACGATCGAGCTGGTCAAACAGCAGATCGAGGGCGAACAGAAGTTCGGCGTCGAAAACGACCTCGTCAAGATGGAAGCCGGCGAGACGATGTCGCTCGGCGACTCCGGAAAGGTCGACCTCGAGTTCGTCAACGTCACGCACTCGATCATCGACGCGATCAACCCGGTCCTCCACACACCCGAAGGCGCAGTCGTCTACGGGCTGGACAAACGGATGGATCACACGCCCGTCATCGGCGACCCGATCGACATGGAGCGCTTCCGCGAGATCGGCCGCGAAGGTGAGGGCGTCCTCTGTTATATCGAGGACTGTACGAACGCGAACAAGAAGGGACGAACGCCCTCCGAGAAGGTCGCTCGTGAACACCTCCGGGACGTCCTTTACAGCATCGAGGACTACGACGGCGGCATCGTCGCCACGACGTTCTCGAGTCACATCGCCCGCGTGAAGTCGCTGGTCGAGTTTGCCGACGATATCGGCCGCCAGCCCGTACTGTTGGGTCGATCAATGGAGAAATACTCCGGGACTGCGGAGCGACTGGACTTCGTTGACTTCCCCTCCGACCTGGGGATGTTTGGCCACCGCAAGTCCGTCGACCGCACGTTCAAGCGAATCATGAACGAGGGCAAGGAGAACTATCTGCCGATCGTCACCGGCCACCAGGGCGAGCCCCGTGCGATGCTCACTCGAATGGCCCGCGGCGAGACCCCCTACGAACTGGAAGACGGCGACAAGGTCGTCTTCTCCGCCCGCGTCATTCCGGAGCCGACCAACGAGGGCCAGCGCTACCAGGCTGAGAAACTGCTCGGCATGCAGGGCGCACGGGTCTACGACGACATTCACGTCTCGGGTCACCTCAATCAGGAGGGCCACTACAAGATGCTCGATGCACTGCAACCACAGAACATCATCCCTGCTCACCAGGACATGAGTGGCTACTCGAGCTACGTCAACCTCTGTGAGAGTGAGGGGTACAAGATGGGCCGAGATCTTCACGTTACGCGTAACGGGAACCTCATCCAGCTAGTCGACTGA
- the mvk gene encoding mevalonate kinase produces the protein MTRSSAPGKVYLFGEHAVVYGEPAVPCAIERRARVAVHRRDDGRLRVNAEDLSLNGFTVEYGATADSRPDVDVPEPLVTAATQYVDGAIEQVRDVTGEDDAGFDVTIESDIPLGAGLGSSAAVVVAAIDAATRELGVTLEPAELAERAYQTESQVQDGQASRADTFCSATGGAVRVEGDDCRSLEAPELPIVIGFDGGAGDTGQLVAGVRDLREEYDFAAHTVEAIGDVVRNGEDALADGDIDEIGRLMDFNHGLLAALGVSSRSLETMVWAARDAGARGAKLTGAGGGGCIVALDPTEETETALSFTPGCENAFRAELAETGVERLE, from the coding sequence ATGACACGCTCGAGCGCTCCCGGGAAGGTATACTTGTTCGGGGAGCACGCGGTGGTTTACGGCGAACCAGCCGTTCCATGTGCGATCGAACGGCGGGCGCGAGTAGCGGTGCACAGACGCGATGACGGACGCCTCCGGGTCAATGCCGAGGATCTCAGCCTAAATGGGTTTACGGTCGAGTACGGAGCCACGGCGGACAGCCGACCTGACGTCGACGTGCCAGAACCGCTGGTGACGGCGGCGACGCAGTACGTTGATGGTGCGATCGAACAGGTCCGAGACGTTACCGGCGAGGACGACGCCGGCTTCGACGTCACGATCGAGAGCGATATCCCGCTGGGTGCGGGACTCGGTTCCTCGGCGGCGGTCGTCGTCGCGGCCATCGACGCGGCGACCCGCGAACTCGGCGTCACCCTCGAGCCCGCCGAACTCGCTGAGCGTGCCTATCAGACGGAGTCGCAGGTTCAGGACGGTCAGGCCTCGCGGGCCGACACGTTCTGTTCGGCGACCGGCGGCGCGGTCCGCGTCGAGGGCGACGACTGCCGCTCGCTCGAGGCCCCGGAGCTGCCGATCGTGATCGGGTTCGACGGCGGCGCGGGCGATACCGGTCAGCTGGTCGCGGGCGTTCGCGACCTGCGCGAGGAGTACGATTTCGCGGCCCACACGGTCGAAGCCATCGGTGACGTTGTCCGGAACGGCGAAGACGCCCTCGCGGACGGCGACATCGACGAAATCGGCCGGCTGATGGACTTCAATCACGGGCTCCTCGCTGCGCTGGGGGTCTCTTCGCGCTCGCTCGAGACGATGGTCTGGGCGGCCCGCGACGCGGGTGCCCGCGGTGCGAAGCTCACCGGTGCCGGCGGGGGCGGCTGTATCGTCGCGCTGGATCCCACAGAGGAGACGGAGACGGCTCTCTCTTTTACGCCGGGCTGTGAGAACGCTTTCCGCGCAGAACTCGCCGAAACGGGGGTCGAACGGCTCGAATGA